Proteins encoded in a region of the Streptomyces violaceoruber genome:
- a CDS encoding SulP family inorganic anion transporter, giving the protein MTPTTPAARLRALKPDWLNDPKVWRTEILAGLVVALALIPEAISFSIIAGVDPAIGLFASFTMAVTISIVGGRRAMISAATGAVALVIAPMNREHGLGYLIATVILAGVFQIVLGAVGVAKLMRFVPRSVMTGFVNALAVMIFMAQVPEMHDVPWPVYPLIVGGLALMVFFPKVTRVVPAPLVSIVILTVITVAAGIAVPTVGDKGELPSSLPVPGLPDVPFTLDTLTTIAPYALAMALVGLMESLMTARLVDDITDTHSSKTRESIGQGVANIVTGFFGGMGGCAMIGQTMINVKVSGARTRVSTFLAGSFLMVLCIVFGPVVSDIPMAALVAVMVMVAFGTFDWHSVAPKTLKRMPAGEIAVMVITVIVVVATDNLAIGVVVGTVTAMVVFARRVAHLAQVTAVTDPDGTTVVYRVTGELFFASSNDLVGQFDYAGDPDRVVIDLSAAHIWDASSVAALDAIETKYGQRGKSVEITGLNTPSADLHGRLTGELTGSH; this is encoded by the coding sequence GTGACTCCCACGACCCCGGCCGCGCGGCTGCGCGCCCTCAAGCCGGATTGGCTGAACGATCCGAAGGTCTGGCGCACCGAGATCCTGGCCGGCCTCGTCGTCGCCCTGGCGCTGATCCCGGAGGCCATCTCCTTCTCGATCATCGCCGGTGTCGACCCGGCGATCGGTCTGTTCGCCTCCTTCACCATGGCCGTGACGATCTCGATCGTCGGCGGTCGCCGCGCGATGATCTCCGCCGCCACCGGCGCGGTCGCGCTCGTCATCGCGCCGATGAACCGGGAACACGGCCTGGGCTACCTGATCGCGACCGTCATCCTGGCCGGTGTCTTCCAGATCGTCCTGGGCGCGGTGGGCGTGGCCAAGCTCATGCGGTTCGTGCCCCGCTCGGTGATGACGGGCTTCGTGAACGCCCTCGCCGTCATGATCTTCATGGCGCAGGTGCCGGAGATGCACGACGTGCCCTGGCCGGTCTACCCGCTGATCGTCGGCGGCCTGGCGCTGATGGTGTTCTTCCCGAAGGTCACCAGGGTGGTCCCGGCCCCGCTGGTGTCCATCGTCATCCTCACCGTGATCACCGTCGCCGCCGGGATCGCGGTGCCCACCGTCGGCGACAAGGGCGAGCTGCCGTCCTCGCTGCCGGTGCCGGGCCTGCCCGATGTGCCCTTCACCCTGGACACCCTGACCACCATCGCGCCCTACGCCCTCGCCATGGCGCTGGTCGGCCTGATGGAGTCGCTGATGACCGCCAGGCTCGTCGACGACATCACCGACACCCACTCCTCCAAGACCCGCGAGTCCATCGGCCAGGGCGTCGCCAACATCGTCACCGGTTTCTTCGGCGGCATGGGCGGCTGCGCCATGATCGGCCAGACCATGATCAACGTGAAGGTGTCCGGCGCCCGTACCCGGGTCTCCACCTTCCTCGCCGGTTCGTTCCTGATGGTGCTGTGCATCGTCTTCGGCCCGGTCGTCTCCGACATCCCCATGGCCGCTCTGGTCGCCGTCATGGTCATGGTCGCCTTCGGCACCTTCGACTGGCACTCCGTCGCGCCCAAGACCCTGAAGCGGATGCCCGCCGGGGAGATCGCCGTCATGGTCATCACCGTGATCGTCGTGGTCGCCACCGACAACCTCGCCATCGGCGTCGTCGTCGGCACCGTCACCGCCATGGTCGTCTTCGCCCGGCGCGTCGCCCACCTCGCCCAGGTCACCGCCGTCACGGACCCCGACGGCACCACGGTCGTCTACCGGGTCACCGGAGAGCTGTTCTTCGCCTCCTCCAACGACCTCGTCGGCCAGTTCGACTACGCGGGCGACCCGGACCGGGTCGTCATCGACCTCTCCGCCGCCCACATCTGGGACGCCTCCTCGGTGGCCGCCCTGGACGCGATCGAGACGAAGTACGGGCAGCGCGGCAAGAGCGTCGAGATCACCGGCCTGAACACCCCGAGCGCCGACCTCCACGGCAGGCTCACCGGCGAACTCACCGGCAGTCACTGA
- a CDS encoding glycosyltransferase family 2 protein, whose product MLSTPPALIAVVGPVEPPLLAAWVRHYRWLGVERFLIAFHFPEHVPDQQRHELQAASRELGIIPTGTSTGPWHEHTNTQLRDSLRHRAGPGWHLLADADEFQQHPAPLSEVIAQAEKSGHRVVGGLMLDRIAPSGRLTGWRPEGGLDLAYPLGGHLTHRLLHGDPRKIVLARHDVTVAGGNHRAPGQRPDANRICAVHHFKWRSGVLDDLRRRVQHFSTGTWQEQTPAVRDEASRLLSHVGQYGGVINTSDPRFAFRRVSLDRMPFSWPSEARSIVTAWRPHAHTCQDQRQ is encoded by the coding sequence ATGCTGAGCACCCCTCCCGCGCTGATCGCCGTCGTCGGCCCCGTCGAACCCCCGCTGCTGGCCGCCTGGGTCCGCCACTACCGGTGGCTGGGCGTCGAGCGGTTCCTGATCGCCTTCCACTTCCCCGAGCACGTGCCCGACCAGCAGCGGCACGAACTCCAGGCCGCCAGCCGCGAACTGGGCATCATCCCCACCGGCACCAGCACCGGCCCGTGGCACGAGCACACCAACACCCAGCTCAGGGACTCCCTGCGGCACCGGGCCGGCCCGGGCTGGCACCTGCTCGCCGACGCCGACGAGTTCCAGCAGCACCCCGCCCCGCTGAGTGAGGTGATCGCCCAGGCAGAGAAGTCCGGGCACCGCGTGGTGGGCGGCCTGATGCTCGACCGGATCGCCCCGAGCGGGCGCCTGACCGGCTGGAGGCCCGAAGGCGGACTGGATCTCGCCTATCCCCTCGGCGGGCACCTCACCCACCGGCTTCTGCACGGAGACCCCCGCAAGATCGTTCTCGCCCGCCACGATGTCACCGTGGCAGGCGGCAACCACAGGGCCCCCGGACAGCGTCCGGATGCCAACCGCATCTGCGCGGTTCACCACTTCAAGTGGCGCTCGGGCGTCCTGGACGACCTCCGCCGCCGGGTCCAGCACTTCTCGACCGGCACATGGCAGGAACAGACCCCGGCCGTGCGCGACGAGGCCAGCCGCCTCCTGTCGCACGTCGGCCAGTACGGCGGAGTGATCAACACCAGCGATCCGCGGTTCGCCTTCCGCCGGGTGAGCCTGGACCGCATGCCGTTCAGCTGGCCCAGCGAGGCCCGCAGCATCGTCACGGCCTGGCGACCGCACGCGCACACCTGCCAGGATCAGAGACAATGA
- a CDS encoding glycosyltransferase family protein, with product MTGPLVLIEPYADRLGGHHQRTMVALAQARPSSLVIAPHGIVREAVAALREAGARLVTAPAGHPAAVLLAACRLAAGLSRAGLRVFRSRRWPRFLRRLPHQITLIARCLAEASALRTARRLAPGAEAVVILSASEALHGAAALLGGLPHLRFVHEQVTTEDAAVRFLGRLARRGERQVLAVCPTQAVGDQFTAAFPDLPAVVRAFAVDDGRRLTDAERDGGRTAFDIPTGEASVCLVGGWWPYKDIGVIDAALPLLKDPLHLVVTGIPLDEAVLARWRDLPNIHLHTMPGPVSEPVLRLVYAAADAALVTRCPGVGKESGLVMDAARLGVPLVVSDHDPGLTARLSGRPWALTFTASAPDALAEALHSVIRQPPERPGPEAPHLLGMRSAAEQADFLTRTFASLRTKDSRC from the coding sequence GTGACCGGCCCCCTGGTGCTGATCGAGCCGTACGCCGACCGCCTGGGCGGGCACCACCAGCGCACGATGGTGGCCCTCGCCCAGGCCCGGCCCAGCAGCCTGGTGATCGCCCCGCACGGGATCGTCCGCGAGGCGGTGGCGGCCCTGCGCGAGGCCGGGGCCCGGCTGGTGACCGCACCGGCCGGACACCCGGCGGCCGTACTGCTGGCCGCCTGCCGCCTTGCGGCCGGGCTCTCCAGGGCTGGCCTGCGGGTCTTCCGCTCGCGCCGCTGGCCGCGCTTCCTGCGGCGGCTTCCGCACCAGATCACCCTCATCGCCCGGTGCCTTGCGGAGGCGTCGGCCCTGCGGACCGCCCGCCGGCTGGCGCCCGGCGCCGAGGCGGTGGTGATCCTGAGCGCGAGCGAGGCCCTGCACGGTGCCGCCGCTCTCCTTGGCGGGCTGCCGCACTTGCGGTTCGTCCACGAACAAGTCACTACCGAGGACGCTGCCGTGCGGTTCCTCGGACGGCTCGCCCGCCGGGGCGAGAGGCAGGTTCTGGCGGTGTGCCCGACCCAGGCCGTAGGCGATCAGTTCACGGCAGCCTTCCCGGACCTGCCCGCGGTGGTGCGGGCCTTCGCGGTCGACGATGGCCGCCGCCTCACCGACGCCGAACGCGACGGCGGCCGTACCGCCTTCGACATCCCCACCGGCGAAGCCTCGGTGTGCCTCGTCGGCGGCTGGTGGCCCTACAAGGACATCGGAGTCATCGACGCCGCCCTGCCCCTACTGAAGGATCCTCTGCACCTGGTGGTCACCGGTATCCCGCTCGACGAAGCCGTGCTCGCCCGATGGCGTGACCTGCCGAACATCCACCTCCACACGATGCCCGGACCGGTCAGTGAACCGGTGTTGCGGCTGGTCTACGCCGCCGCCGACGCCGCCCTGGTCACCCGCTGCCCCGGCGTCGGCAAGGAGTCCGGGCTCGTGATGGACGCCGCCCGCCTCGGCGTCCCCCTCGTCGTCTCCGACCACGACCCCGGTCTCACCGCCCGCCTGAGCGGCCGGCCCTGGGCCCTGACCTTCACCGCCAGCGCCCCGGACGCCCTCGCCGAGGCCCTGCACAGCGTCATCCGTCAGCCGCCCGAGCGGCCCGGTCCCGAGGCGCCCCACCTGCTGGGGATGCGGTCGGCCGCCGAGCAGGCCGACTTCCTCACCCGCACCTTCGCCTCACTGCGTACGAAGGACTCCCGATGCTGA
- a CDS encoding MerR family transcriptional regulator, whose amino-acid sequence MDDRHMQIGEVAARTELSLRTIRHYEETGLVIPSARSQGGFRLYTETDVARLMVIRRMKPLGFTLEQMRDLLDATDRLDGDAPLDPAERAALLERVRTYQQAAAEQVEKLRTQLSRAEDFATTLTARLNRTAPPAGTQPDDDTP is encoded by the coding sequence GTGGACGACAGGCACATGCAGATCGGCGAGGTCGCCGCGCGGACGGAGCTGTCCCTGCGCACCATCCGGCACTACGAGGAGACCGGCCTGGTCATCCCCTCCGCCCGGTCCCAGGGCGGCTTCCGCCTCTACACCGAGACCGACGTCGCCCGGCTCATGGTCATCCGCCGGATGAAGCCCCTCGGTTTCACCCTCGAGCAGATGCGCGACCTGCTCGACGCCACCGACCGCCTGGACGGCGACGCCCCCCTCGACCCGGCCGAGCGCGCCGCCCTGCTGGAACGCGTCCGCACGTACCAGCAGGCCGCCGCCGAACAGGTGGAGAAACTCCGAACCCAACTGTCCCGCGCCGAGGACTTCGCCACCACCCTGACCGCCCGCCTGAACCGAACGGCCCCGCCCGCCGGCACCCAGCCCGACGACGACACCCCCTGA
- a CDS encoding helix-turn-helix domain-containing protein → MEAQGEEITAEQAAEDYAAEVARWREVRGMSKRALALAMGFDPSYVSHVESGRHKPSEEFSRLADESLNAGKAIWRRWCDYEQAKARTRRPAAPPPAQRRPEQPYATGSALVVEHDAARLEYDGSSYRLTMRRRLRNTGEEPVTRYLIRISVDRYPGDPEQSNAHYRAHPLTWDELDLTATCRGEAMRWQAKHDRDAFKEVWLLFDNEHGRFPLYPGESVWIEYAYTVGDEKWGNWFQRAVRLPTEQLEVQLAFPAALDPVVWGTETSMTAEASPLRTPPVRSDHGELRQFTWITTTPALHARYRLEWRFRAQTERDTDQGEFR, encoded by the coding sequence ATGGAAGCGCAAGGCGAGGAGATCACCGCCGAGCAGGCGGCCGAGGACTACGCGGCCGAGGTGGCGCGCTGGCGGGAAGTACGCGGCATGTCCAAGAGGGCGTTGGCGCTGGCCATGGGCTTCGACCCGTCCTACGTCAGTCACGTGGAGTCGGGCCGCCACAAGCCCAGCGAGGAGTTTTCGCGTCTCGCCGACGAGTCACTGAACGCCGGGAAGGCGATCTGGAGACGCTGGTGCGACTACGAGCAGGCAAAGGCCCGTACCCGGCGGCCGGCGGCGCCGCCGCCCGCCCAGCGCAGGCCGGAACAGCCGTATGCGACCGGATCGGCCCTCGTCGTGGAACACGACGCGGCACGGCTCGAGTACGACGGCAGCTCGTACCGGCTGACCATGCGCCGGAGGCTACGGAACACCGGCGAGGAGCCGGTGACCCGCTACCTGATCCGCATCTCCGTGGACCGCTACCCCGGCGACCCTGAGCAGTCCAACGCGCACTACCGAGCCCATCCGTTGACCTGGGACGAACTCGACCTCACCGCCACTTGCCGGGGCGAGGCGATGCGGTGGCAGGCCAAGCACGACCGCGACGCCTTCAAGGAGGTGTGGCTGCTGTTCGACAACGAACACGGCCGCTTCCCGCTCTATCCCGGCGAGTCCGTGTGGATCGAGTACGCCTACACCGTCGGCGACGAGAAGTGGGGCAACTGGTTCCAGCGAGCCGTACGCCTGCCCACCGAGCAACTGGAAGTCCAGCTCGCCTTCCCCGCCGCCCTTGACCCCGTCGTGTGGGGTACCGAGACCTCCATGACCGCCGAAGCCTCCCCGCTGCGAACCCCGCCCGTCCGCAGCGACCACGGTGAACTACGGCAATTCACGTGGATCACGACCACACCCGCCCTGCACGCTCGGTACCGTCTGGAGTGGCGGTTTCGGGCACAGACCGAACGCGACACAGATCAAGGGGAGTTCAGGTGA
- a CDS encoding AAA family ATPase, translating to MPLAVLLAGITGSGKTTVARALADHGYTRLSVDEEVHRLHGRYGVDYPEHTYFERERPVVEAIRQRFVKELEAGNDVVLDHGLWRRAERDAWQQAAREAGAHPLVVYLPADREELLGRLAERNQREDANALTVTPEALDDFFARFDPPADDEEVIVCTGDLDALVAALSAARHKQD from the coding sequence GTGCCCCTCGCCGTTCTCCTGGCCGGCATCACCGGCTCCGGGAAGACCACCGTCGCCCGAGCCCTGGCCGACCACGGCTACACGCGGCTGTCCGTGGACGAGGAGGTGCACCGCCTCCACGGCCGATACGGCGTGGACTACCCCGAGCACACCTACTTCGAGCGCGAACGACCAGTGGTCGAGGCGATCCGGCAGCGGTTCGTCAAGGAGCTGGAGGCTGGTAACGACGTCGTCCTGGACCACGGGCTGTGGCGGCGCGCCGAGCGCGACGCCTGGCAGCAGGCCGCCCGCGAAGCGGGCGCCCATCCGCTCGTCGTCTACCTCCCCGCCGACCGGGAAGAGCTGCTGGGACGCCTCGCCGAGCGCAACCAGCGCGAGGACGCCAACGCCCTCACCGTCACACCCGAAGCCCTCGACGACTTCTTCGCCCGATTCGACCCCCCGGCCGACGACGAAGAAGTCATCGTCTGCACCGGAGACCTTGACGCGCTCGTGGCGGCGCTGTCTGCGGCCAGGCACAAGCAGGACTGA
- a CDS encoding peptide deformylase, protein MIDVRPSQQMRDLGVVQHGAGILAEPARAFDLPAERDEAERITDELFAAMERIGQVHPFAKGMGIAAPQIGIARAAAVVQPPGDAPAIILLNPRITTRSEEMDEQYEGCLSFFDVRGLVPRPLKITVETTALTGETVTTVYERGLARLIHHEIDHLDGLLYTSRMLPGVEPIPVDEYRQTGRAWTYEEA, encoded by the coding sequence GTGATTGACGTGCGGCCCAGCCAGCAGATGCGAGACCTCGGAGTCGTCCAACACGGCGCCGGCATCCTCGCCGAACCGGCCCGCGCCTTCGACCTGCCCGCCGAACGCGACGAGGCCGAACGCATCACAGACGAACTGTTCGCCGCCATGGAACGGATCGGCCAGGTCCACCCCTTCGCCAAGGGCATGGGCATCGCAGCCCCGCAGATCGGCATCGCACGAGCCGCCGCCGTCGTCCAGCCGCCCGGCGACGCCCCCGCCATCATCCTCCTCAACCCCCGGATCACCACCCGCTCCGAGGAGATGGACGAGCAGTACGAGGGCTGCCTGAGCTTCTTCGATGTCCGCGGCCTCGTCCCCCGCCCCCTGAAGATCACGGTGGAGACCACGGCCCTGACCGGCGAGACCGTGACCACCGTGTACGAACGCGGCCTCGCCCGCCTCATCCACCACGAGATCGATCACCTCGATGGGCTCCTCTATACCTCCCGGATGCTGCCTGGAGTCGAACCGATCCCCGTGGACGAGTACCGCCAGACCGGCCGGGCATGGACGTACGAGGAAGCCTGA
- a CDS encoding glycosyltransferase: MRVLYLLNISNPDRLSADSGWIFADLLAPALADAGADVTVAAPAPAGDARCGFHQTKVPATKYRARFSGDIDELVALIRAEKPDVVVANQIEEAPAIRTALLEAGSNALLAGYCHYLPFSFTSGGQLQLDPSLNDAGLGRPVLLAFAAGLAACDRVLVHSSTAASWVSAAAARMTVDLGEKLRVVPAPRDERLVRDPATTQPASGAGAIGVYNHRLYAHYGTGQFVDLARDLVASGTVRLRVMDLFGQRRAERKGLDDSPEKMRDQLAALLHVQVVSDRGDRVRYKDLLAGARFGIAPFRPGCPWSMSVIDCQGMGLPVISPRLGWLAEHIDPELCFTTPAEAVALAERLATDAEFHALHAKRAHASTADFTPALIAARYLEAVS, translated from the coding sequence ATGCGCGTGCTGTACCTGCTGAACATCTCCAACCCCGACCGGCTTTCGGCCGACTCGGGGTGGATTTTCGCGGACCTGCTTGCCCCGGCTCTGGCGGATGCCGGAGCGGACGTGACGGTCGCGGCCCCGGCTCCGGCCGGGGATGCCCGCTGCGGATTCCACCAGACGAAGGTGCCGGCGACGAAGTACCGGGCCCGCTTCTCCGGGGACATCGACGAGCTGGTGGCACTGATCCGAGCGGAGAAGCCCGACGTAGTCGTGGCCAACCAGATCGAGGAGGCCCCGGCGATCCGCACGGCCCTACTGGAGGCCGGATCCAACGCCCTACTGGCCGGCTACTGCCACTACCTGCCGTTCTCCTTCACGAGCGGCGGCCAGCTCCAGCTCGACCCGTCCCTGAACGACGCGGGGCTCGGACGGCCGGTGCTGCTGGCGTTCGCCGCCGGACTGGCCGCCTGTGACCGGGTGCTGGTCCACTCCTCCACGGCCGCGTCCTGGGTGTCGGCGGCAGCCGCCCGGATGACCGTGGACCTCGGCGAGAAGCTGCGAGTGGTGCCCGCCCCGCGTGACGAGCGTCTGGTACGCGACCCCGCCACCACGCAGCCCGCCTCCGGCGCCGGGGCGATCGGCGTCTACAACCACCGGCTGTACGCGCACTACGGCACCGGGCAGTTCGTGGACCTGGCCCGCGACCTGGTCGCGTCCGGCACCGTCAGGCTGCGGGTCATGGACCTGTTCGGCCAGCGCCGGGCGGAGCGCAAGGGCCTGGACGACAGCCCCGAGAAGATGCGTGACCAGCTCGCCGCCCTGCTGCACGTTCAGGTCGTCTCCGACCGGGGCGACCGCGTCCGCTACAAGGACCTGCTGGCCGGCGCGCGCTTCGGCATCGCCCCGTTCCGGCCCGGCTGCCCCTGGTCGATGAGCGTGATCGACTGCCAGGGCATGGGCCTTCCGGTCATCTCGCCCCGCCTCGGCTGGCTCGCCGAGCACATCGACCCCGAGCTGTGCTTCACCACCCCGGCCGAGGCCGTCGCCTTGGCCGAACGGCTCGCCACGGACGCCGAATTCCATGCCCTGCACGCCAAGCGAGCCCACGCCTCCACCGCCGACTTCACCCCCGCCCTGATCGCGGCCCGCTACCTGGAGGCCGTCTCGTGA
- a CDS encoding aminoglycoside phosphotransferase family protein — protein MLPPVETDDEWDAVVPDETVMRPGAAGLCARLGLADAPLTRFPDGSRPVYAVGDEHVLKLFPGAAAQDGIAEGRVLTHLQGRLPTPTPRIRDFGPCENGWQYVLMSRLHGENLAGAWDRVPRDHRERLVTEVGETLAVLHSLDPGPLGDVLGPGDWGAFLDRQRAGAVRRQRAHGLPAGWLEQIPDFLASVPLPRDPDGCLLHTEVMRQHLMVDPDGWRLTGLFDFEPAMIGDRAYDFVGVGLFVTGGDPDLLARLAKAYGRSFDPSVLLAYTLLHVYSDLPWYLRELPVPGAETLPALAEAWFGTPG, from the coding sequence ATGCTGCCCCCGGTGGAAACGGACGACGAGTGGGACGCGGTCGTCCCCGACGAGACGGTGATGCGCCCCGGTGCGGCCGGCCTGTGCGCACGCCTTGGGCTCGCGGACGCACCGCTGACCCGCTTCCCGGACGGCTCCCGGCCGGTCTACGCGGTGGGCGACGAGCACGTGCTCAAGCTGTTCCCGGGAGCCGCCGCGCAGGACGGCATCGCGGAGGGCCGCGTCCTCACCCACCTCCAGGGACGCCTCCCGACACCGACCCCCCGGATCCGTGACTTCGGCCCCTGCGAGAACGGCTGGCAGTACGTCCTGATGTCCCGCCTCCACGGCGAGAACCTGGCCGGCGCCTGGGACCGCGTGCCCCGCGACCACCGCGAACGGCTCGTCACCGAGGTCGGGGAAACCCTCGCGGTACTGCACTCCCTCGACCCCGGCCCCCTCGGGGACGTCCTCGGCCCCGGCGACTGGGGCGCCTTCCTGGACCGCCAGCGAGCCGGCGCCGTGCGACGGCAGCGCGCCCACGGGCTGCCGGCCGGCTGGCTGGAGCAGATCCCCGACTTCCTGGCCTCGGTCCCGCTGCCGCGCGACCCGGACGGCTGCCTGCTGCACACCGAGGTGATGCGACAGCACCTCATGGTCGACCCCGACGGGTGGCGGCTGACCGGGCTCTTCGACTTCGAACCCGCCATGATCGGTGACCGCGCCTACGACTTCGTGGGCGTCGGCCTGTTCGTCACCGGCGGCGACCCGGACCTGCTGGCCCGCCTGGCCAAGGCGTACGGCCGCAGCTTCGACCCGTCGGTACTGCTCGCGTACACGCTGCTGCACGTGTACAGCGACCTCCCCTGGTACCTGCGCGAACTGCCCGTACCCGGCGCGGAAACACTCCCGGCGCTCGCGGAGGCGTGGTTCGGCACGCCGGGGTGA